The Prochlorococcus sp. MIT 1300 genome has a window encoding:
- a CDS encoding glycosyltransferase family 1 protein — MTLVVLFHYGEFQPLWQQRGLLQCGPHIAANSPGIQVIASRVPDLQQSLLSKGLTPSGVLVNYIDPFLIRASPLTELDSWVGPKLLVCGDLHHGPNPIGTLVTYQAKEFHDAVLVSFNPVLLQEVRSHLAVPVHSIPPGFFRYPTRPLNPYFQNRLIHVGSLGIHHPRRRQIVTKLLERKQIPFTHTVTRNNEEAADLYNGSALVLNIPLNNDLNHRFFEIMAAGSRQIIFGNKQLLGPHYELANRKDIFWVQTIEQLEDLVIKLFRNPHLLKFEILPPPSYDLIDLLKSCFGIREIPSWSKADTSTIYRELQG; from the coding sequence ATGACTTTGGTTGTCCTATTTCACTATGGCGAGTTTCAGCCTTTGTGGCAGCAAAGGGGCTTGTTGCAATGCGGTCCGCATATAGCTGCAAATAGCCCAGGAATCCAAGTGATTGCCTCAAGGGTTCCTGATTTGCAGCAGAGTTTACTTTCTAAAGGACTCACCCCTTCAGGAGTTTTAGTCAATTACATAGACCCTTTTTTGATTAGGGCATCACCTCTTACTGAATTGGACTCTTGGGTTGGTCCCAAATTGCTTGTTTGTGGCGATCTTCATCACGGTCCAAACCCTATAGGCACATTGGTGACTTACCAGGCCAAGGAATTTCATGATGCCGTCTTGGTAAGTTTTAATCCTGTCTTGTTACAAGAAGTGCGTTCCCATTTGGCGGTACCAGTGCATTCCATACCGCCTGGTTTTTTTCGCTATCCAACTCGCCCTTTAAACCCTTACTTTCAAAATCGTTTAATTCATGTGGGTAGCCTCGGTATTCATCACCCTCGACGTCGTCAGATAGTTACTAAACTTTTAGAACGCAAACAAATACCTTTTACTCATACAGTAACGCGAAATAATGAAGAAGCAGCGGATCTTTATAATGGGAGCGCATTGGTACTAAATATACCCCTTAACAATGATTTGAATCATCGTTTTTTTGAAATCATGGCTGCTGGTAGTCGCCAGATTATTTTTGGGAACAAGCAATTGCTAGGGCCACATTATGAGTTGGCAAATAGAAAAGATATTTTTTGGGTTCAAACTATTGAGCAATTAGAGGACCTAGTTATTAAGCTATTTAGAAACCCACACCTTCTTAAGTTTGAAATATTACCACCACCAAGTTATGATTTAATTGACCTTCTGAAAAGTTGTTTTGGTATTAGAGAAATACCTTCCTGGAGTAAGGCTGATACAAGTACTATATATAGGGAATTACAAGGGTAA
- a CDS encoding glycosyltransferase yields the protein MYYYIEHTSRFNCNTGIQRCVRSIARALIRIGIPLRPLVWDRQRSDFCAASAADLNHLERWNGPKIESWAESRLRLEVNESHVTDNWLLIVELVSGPYQPSLPEIKKASNRLSLSVAWVFHDAIPLRFSQLYGARSAVTASHHAKYMAGLSQFEIVLANSYTTSIHLKTFLSKNKLPYSHVKALPLACELMGVERCDIPTRFEEGEIVDLLCVSSLEPRKNHLGLLKAISTLAAKERFPARLTLVGWGNDQRTINIVERAVEIDLPIRWENNVDDNSLVQLYRSSKLTIYPSLEEGFGLPVAESLWQRRPCICSRDGALGELSVKGGCLGINTSNWYEIEGAIERFLHDESLQVQLYKEVSLRPTRSWHTYSLEMCELLGIEL from the coding sequence TTGTATTACTACATTGAACATACAAGTCGTTTTAATTGCAATACAGGTATTCAGCGTTGTGTAAGAAGCATTGCTCGTGCATTGATCAGAATTGGTATACCATTAAGACCTTTAGTATGGGATAGACAGCGATCAGATTTTTGTGCAGCCTCTGCTGCAGATTTGAATCACTTAGAACGTTGGAATGGCCCAAAGATCGAGAGTTGGGCCGAATCAAGGTTGCGGTTGGAAGTGAATGAATCTCATGTAACTGATAATTGGCTATTGATAGTTGAGTTGGTTAGTGGTCCCTATCAACCATCTTTACCGGAGATTAAAAAGGCTTCAAATAGACTCTCTCTATCAGTAGCGTGGGTATTTCATGATGCAATTCCTCTGAGATTCTCTCAGTTGTATGGAGCTAGGTCAGCTGTTACGGCTTCTCATCATGCAAAATATATGGCTGGACTATCTCAGTTTGAGATCGTTTTAGCTAATTCGTATACAACCTCCATTCATTTAAAGACATTTTTGAGCAAAAATAAACTACCCTATTCTCATGTAAAAGCATTGCCTTTAGCATGTGAACTTATGGGAGTTGAGCGATGTGATATCCCAACAAGATTTGAGGAAGGTGAAATAGTTGATTTGTTGTGTGTCAGCTCACTTGAGCCTCGCAAGAATCACTTGGGTTTGTTGAAAGCAATTTCTACTTTAGCTGCAAAAGAACGGTTTCCTGCAAGGCTTACATTAGTGGGGTGGGGTAATGATCAGAGAACCATTAACATAGTCGAGCGTGCAGTTGAAATTGATTTACCTATTCGTTGGGAAAATAATGTCGACGATAATTCTCTAGTTCAACTTTATAGATCTTCTAAATTGACAATATATCCTTCGTTAGAAGAAGGCTTTGGTTTGCCTGTTGCTGAAAGTCTATGGCAACGTAGACCATGTATATGTAGTAGAGATGGCGCCTTAGGTGAGCTAAGTGTTAAGGGAGGTTGTTTAGGGATCAATACCTCGAATTGGTACGAGATTGAAGGTGCTATTGAGCGATTTTTGCATGATGAATCTCTTCAAGTGCAATTATATAAGGAAGTTTCCTTACGTCCAACCCGCAGCTGGCATACATATTCATTGGAAATGTGTGAGTTATTGGGAATCGAATTATGA
- a CDS encoding glycosyl transferase family 90: protein MKEDLLHVEATNGCVLKINRPNMTRDGMEQRLDALINFSENAAIWFNKLGYKDISFAVQIHDQSPREICFRFDAPLIDDGKGPLIPDPYALMTRGFESIRTQLKELPDWQLRIPLAIWRGSSTGIKNVSKNNIDSLPRYKLCKLSKKFPGLLDARLISVVQVYNQEEKLSIENELKEKNMFAAGVHPFNLSLHKWQIDIDGNVNSWGLLWKLLSGCCILRVRSKRQQWYHKYIKPWIHYIPIAPDLSDLKEKLEWCKENTFLCYSIANEGRTAALDVVSKMDEAQKQAVTIYSKTWL from the coding sequence ATGAAAGAAGACCTACTCCACGTCGAAGCAACTAATGGATGTGTTTTAAAAATAAACAGGCCCAATATGACTAGGGATGGAATGGAGCAAAGATTAGATGCTCTAATAAATTTCTCTGAAAATGCGGCAATCTGGTTCAACAAATTAGGTTATAAAGATATAAGTTTTGCCGTACAGATACATGACCAAAGTCCGAGAGAAATTTGCTTTAGATTTGATGCTCCTCTTATTGATGATGGGAAAGGACCATTGATTCCAGACCCTTATGCACTTATGACAAGAGGTTTCGAAAGTATTCGTACTCAATTAAAGGAGCTTCCCGATTGGCAGCTGAGAATTCCATTGGCAATATGGAGGGGATCAAGCACTGGCATAAAAAACGTTAGCAAAAATAATATTGATTCTCTTCCTCGATATAAATTATGCAAATTAAGCAAAAAATTCCCTGGCCTCTTAGATGCTCGCCTGATATCAGTAGTACAGGTTTATAACCAAGAAGAAAAATTGAGCATTGAGAATGAATTAAAAGAGAAAAATATGTTTGCTGCTGGAGTTCATCCGTTCAACTTGTCATTACATAAATGGCAAATCGATATCGATGGGAATGTGAACTCCTGGGGTCTTCTATGGAAACTTCTAAGTGGTTGCTGCATCTTAAGAGTTAGAAGTAAGCGTCAACAATGGTATCATAAATATATCAAACCTTGGATACATTATATACCAATCGCTCCAGACTTAAGTGATCTAAAAGAAAAATTAGAGTGGTGCAAAGAAAATACTTTTCTTTGCTATTCTATTGCAAATGAGGGAAGAACAGCCGCACTAGATGTTGTTTCTAAAATGGATGAAGCACAAAAACAAGCGGTTACCATATACTCTAAAACATGGCTATAA
- a CDS encoding glycosyltransferase family 9 protein, whose amino-acid sequence MAINKIDKAILWEGREWVNRGGSLLEEDPLLAKRFIAKGIEGIPNEPIAWFNLGIALHQQYRIHSAIRAYQYSLTLANCPQKEILQNLSHDLLLIGRFEEGWKCYENRLSQPKHDNSYFINALGPAWQGFNDPRPCKQLILVSEQGFGDTLQFIRLAIQLKEKGLNITIFCQKALARLLKEGSNLTTVLHEIKPDRLTKGTLWCPLLSLPNRLNLTKKSIQKAQGYLTVKDAKVKEWKQKLKRKKGHLLVAIHWQGNLKHERSLYCKGRSMSFHNLLPLSGIKNVEFIAIQKGSGLQQIDPNSSFPFVKGQKEFNVTLDFRDTAGVLANCDLLISADSGVVHLAGALGVPTWLALRWIPEWRWGIQTTNTPWYQNMELFRQPSNGDWNSVINRIAERLKEFSTIK is encoded by the coding sequence ATGGCTATAAATAAAATCGATAAGGCTATTTTATGGGAAGGTAGAGAATGGGTGAATCGTGGTGGTAGTTTATTAGAAGAAGATCCTCTTCTAGCTAAAAGGTTTATAGCAAAGGGAATAGAAGGTATACCTAACGAACCAATTGCATGGTTCAACCTTGGGATTGCTCTTCATCAACAGTATCGTATACATAGTGCAATCAGAGCATACCAATACTCACTAACTCTAGCCAACTGTCCTCAAAAAGAAATACTTCAAAATCTTAGCCATGATTTACTACTTATTGGGAGGTTCGAGGAAGGCTGGAAATGTTATGAAAATAGATTATCCCAACCTAAACATGACAATAGTTACTTTATCAATGCTCTCGGGCCTGCGTGGCAAGGATTCAATGACCCAAGGCCATGCAAGCAACTAATCCTAGTATCAGAACAAGGTTTTGGTGATACATTACAATTTATAAGACTAGCAATTCAACTAAAAGAGAAAGGTTTAAATATAACCATATTCTGCCAAAAAGCTTTAGCGAGATTACTCAAGGAAGGCTCAAATCTCACAACTGTTCTACACGAGATCAAGCCCGATAGATTGACCAAAGGAACACTTTGGTGTCCCTTGCTAAGTTTGCCAAATAGGCTTAATTTGACAAAAAAATCTATTCAAAAGGCTCAGGGATATTTAACAGTAAAAGATGCAAAAGTTAAGGAATGGAAGCAAAAACTCAAAAGGAAGAAAGGTCACCTTTTAGTTGCTATTCACTGGCAAGGTAACCTCAAGCATGAGAGAAGCCTTTATTGCAAAGGTCGATCAATGTCATTCCACAATTTGCTGCCACTTTCTGGAATAAAAAATGTTGAATTTATTGCGATCCAAAAGGGCTCTGGTCTTCAGCAAATCGATCCAAACTCTAGTTTTCCTTTCGTAAAGGGGCAGAAAGAATTCAATGTCACCCTTGATTTCAGAGACACAGCGGGTGTTTTAGCCAACTGTGACCTATTAATTAGTGCTGATAGTGGAGTAGTTCATTTGGCGGGAGCATTAGGCGTTCCAACATGGCTAGCTTTGCGATGGATTCCAGAATGGAGATGGGGCATTCAAACAACTAATACACCTTGGTACCAAAATATGGAACTATTTCGGCAGCCTTCTAATGGAGACTGGAATTCAGTAATTAATAGAATCGCTGAAAGATTAAAAGAATTCTCTACAATAAAATGA
- the gmd gene encoding GDP-mannose 4,6-dehydratase: protein MSHSKIALITGITGQDGSYLAELLLQKGYVVHGIKRRASSFNTSRIDHLYQDPHDPDQRLVLHYGDLTDSTNLIRIIQQVQPDEIYNLGAQSHVAVSFETPEYTANSDALGTLRVLEAVRMLGLIDKTRIYQASTSELYGLVQEVPQKETTPFYPRSPYGVAKLYAYWITVNYRESYGMYACNGILFNHESPRRGETFVTRKITRGLARIDAGLEECIFMGNVNALRDWGHARDYVEMQWLMLQQETAEDFVIATGRQESVRRFIELAAIELGWGKLKWEGAGTEEVAKRKDGSIVVRIDPRYFRPSEVNSLVGDATNAFHKLNWKPKTTLEELISEMIKVDRKDAKKEAYLKSQGFEVIGSIENPPNRL, encoded by the coding sequence ATGAGCCATAGCAAAATTGCCCTAATTACAGGAATCACAGGACAAGATGGGAGTTACCTGGCCGAGCTTCTGCTTCAAAAAGGTTATGTTGTTCACGGCATTAAGCGCAGAGCAAGCAGTTTCAACACCTCTCGAATAGATCATCTATATCAAGACCCACATGACCCGGACCAAAGACTGGTTCTTCATTATGGTGATCTTACTGATAGCACAAATCTCATTAGAATCATTCAACAAGTTCAGCCTGACGAAATTTATAATTTGGGCGCTCAAAGTCATGTGGCAGTTAGTTTCGAAACACCTGAATACACTGCAAATAGTGATGCTCTTGGCACGTTAAGAGTCTTAGAAGCAGTAAGAATGCTTGGGTTAATTGACAAAACAAGAATTTACCAAGCCAGCACAAGCGAACTGTATGGACTCGTTCAAGAAGTTCCACAAAAAGAAACGACTCCATTTTATCCAAGAAGCCCCTATGGAGTTGCAAAACTATATGCTTATTGGATCACAGTAAATTATCGAGAATCATATGGAATGTACGCTTGCAATGGCATACTTTTTAACCATGAATCTCCAAGACGTGGAGAAACATTTGTTACCCGTAAAATTACTCGTGGGTTAGCCCGGATCGATGCCGGACTCGAGGAATGTATTTTTATGGGAAATGTAAATGCTTTAAGAGATTGGGGACATGCACGTGATTATGTTGAAATGCAATGGTTAATGCTTCAACAAGAAACTGCTGAGGACTTTGTAATTGCCACTGGCCGACAAGAATCAGTACGAAGGTTTATTGAATTAGCTGCTATAGAACTTGGCTGGGGCAAGTTAAAATGGGAAGGTGCTGGAACAGAAGAAGTGGCGAAAAGAAAAGACGGATCGATAGTCGTTCGGATAGACCCTCGCTACTTTCGTCCATCAGAGGTGAATTCTCTTGTAGGTGATGCAACTAATGCTTTTCACAAGCTGAACTGGAAGCCAAAAACTACACTTGAAGAGCTAATTAGTGAAATGATTAAAGTGGATAGAAAAGATGCCAAAAAAGAAGCCTATCTAAAAAGTCAAGGCTTTGAAGTCATTGGATCTATAGAGAATCCACCCAATAGATTATAG